Proteins co-encoded in one Microbacterium hydrocarbonoxydans genomic window:
- a CDS encoding carbon-nitrogen hydrolase family protein, which produces MTETASAAVPVAVCQFAPTASRDGNRDLIAAMTADAARRGARLIVFPEYSSYFVDPMDETLAANAETLDGDFVSTLTALAADHGVVIVAGLVERASDAHRVHNTLVAVRGDGILATYRKQHLYDAFGQTESDWIEAGALGAATFDVAGIRFGLMTCYDLRFPEVARTLVDEGADALVVPAEWVRGPLKEHHWTTLLAARAIENTVFVIAADHPVPVGVGHSQIIDPLGVVVAGVGLDAGIAVATVERSAVQRVRETNPSLRVRRYAVVPR; this is translated from the coding sequence ATGACCGAGACAGCATCCGCCGCCGTTCCCGTCGCCGTCTGCCAGTTCGCGCCGACGGCTTCACGAGACGGCAACCGTGACCTGATCGCGGCCATGACGGCGGATGCCGCGCGTCGGGGAGCCCGGCTGATCGTCTTCCCGGAGTACTCGAGCTACTTCGTCGACCCGATGGATGAGACGCTCGCGGCGAATGCCGAGACGCTCGACGGCGACTTCGTCTCGACCCTCACCGCGCTCGCTGCCGATCACGGTGTCGTCATCGTGGCCGGCCTCGTCGAGAGAGCTTCTGACGCCCACCGCGTGCACAACACGCTCGTCGCGGTGCGCGGCGACGGGATCCTTGCGACCTACCGCAAGCAGCACCTGTACGACGCCTTCGGGCAGACGGAGTCCGACTGGATCGAGGCGGGGGCGCTCGGCGCCGCGACCTTCGATGTCGCCGGCATCCGATTCGGGCTCATGACCTGTTACGACCTGCGCTTTCCCGAGGTGGCGCGCACGCTCGTCGACGAGGGCGCCGACGCGCTCGTCGTTCCTGCGGAATGGGTGCGCGGTCCGCTCAAGGAGCATCACTGGACGACTCTCCTCGCTGCGCGGGCGATCGAGAACACGGTGTTCGTCATCGCCGCGGATCACCCGGTACCGGTGGGAGTGGGGCACTCGCAGATCATCGATCCGCTCGGCGTCGTGGTCGCCGGCGTCGGCCTGGATGCCGGCATCGCCGTCGCGACGGTCGAGCGCTCCGCAGTGCAGCGCGTGCGCGAGACGAACCCGTCGCTCCGCGTGCGCCGGTACGCGGTCGTGCCGCGCTGA
- a CDS encoding aminotransferase class I/II-fold pyridoxal phosphate-dependent enzyme, translating to MSVIPGAWRRTAAGAGLLAPDGSVAPTIFAEMSAAAARTGAINLGQGFPDEDGPVEVLDAARSAITAGANQYPPGRGVPDLLSAISEHQRRFYGLDVDPDTEVIVTAGATEALTATILALIDGPDDEVVVFEPYYDSYAAAVALAGARLRTVPLRAPDFQPDLDRLAAAVTDRTRIILVNDPHNPTGAVFDHEVLTEIVRLADAHDAVIVTDEVYEHLAFHAPHTPIATLPGAARRTLTISSAGKTFSTTGWKIGWVHGPAPLITAVLTVKQYLTYVNGSPLQPAIAVGLRLGDEYFTGAASTLAAKHEVLGAGLASAGFTVFAPQGGYFTVADATSLGGSDAAAFCRSLPEQAGVVAIPLTAFVSPAHRGDVSGLVRFAACKRIDVLEEAARRLATSF from the coding sequence ATGAGTGTCATCCCCGGCGCCTGGCGGCGCACTGCAGCGGGAGCCGGTCTTCTCGCACCAGACGGAAGCGTCGCACCCACCATCTTCGCAGAGATGTCGGCAGCGGCGGCCAGAACCGGCGCCATCAATCTGGGTCAGGGGTTCCCCGATGAGGACGGACCGGTCGAGGTGCTCGACGCCGCTCGCAGCGCCATCACGGCGGGAGCGAACCAGTATCCGCCGGGGCGTGGGGTCCCGGATCTCCTGTCTGCGATCTCCGAGCATCAGCGGCGGTTCTACGGCCTCGACGTCGACCCCGACACCGAGGTGATCGTCACCGCCGGCGCGACCGAGGCGCTGACTGCGACGATCCTCGCGCTGATCGACGGACCGGATGACGAGGTGGTCGTCTTCGAGCCGTACTACGACTCGTACGCCGCGGCCGTCGCGCTGGCGGGGGCGCGATTGCGCACGGTGCCGCTGCGCGCTCCCGACTTCCAGCCCGATCTCGACCGTCTCGCGGCGGCGGTCACGGACCGCACTCGGATCATCCTGGTCAACGACCCGCACAATCCCACCGGCGCCGTCTTCGACCACGAGGTGCTCACCGAGATCGTCCGCCTCGCTGACGCGCATGACGCCGTGATCGTGACGGACGAGGTCTACGAGCACCTCGCGTTCCACGCGCCGCACACTCCGATCGCGACGCTGCCCGGGGCCGCCCGGCGCACGCTCACGATCTCGTCAGCCGGGAAGACGTTCTCGACCACGGGCTGGAAGATCGGGTGGGTGCACGGGCCGGCACCACTGATCACCGCGGTGCTCACCGTGAAGCAGTACCTGACCTACGTCAACGGCTCCCCTCTGCAGCCTGCGATCGCGGTCGGACTGCGGCTCGGCGACGAGTACTTCACCGGGGCGGCGTCGACGCTCGCCGCGAAGCACGAGGTTCTCGGTGCAGGCCTCGCCTCAGCCGGATTCACCGTGTTCGCGCCGCAGGGAGGATACTTCACCGTCGCAGACGCGACCTCGCTGGGCGGTTCCGACGCAGCGGCGTTCTGCCGCAGTCTGCCGGAGCAGGCGGGGGTCGTCGCGATCCCGCTCACGGCCTTCGTCTCCCCCGCGCATCGCGGCGACGTCTCGGGGCTCGTGCGTTTCGCAGCCTGCAAACGCATCGACGTCCTCGAGGAGGCCGCGCGGCGCCTCGCCACGAGCTTCTGA